The following proteins are encoded in a genomic region of Synechococcus sp. ROS8604:
- a CDS encoding sulfotransferase has product MSVSRLFDVLVAGGCIRPTTLLAGLRHGSVSPRRFPVALLLTASGLAVEPFAWLQALIYGRRIQACACPDNPVVVIGHWRSGTTYLHQLLAADPAAATARNHFTIAPQAALVLKPLLKPLLKWGMTQHRPIDAVPWGAEDPQEDEVGLARLTMDTNMAGIAFPQHYPTHFRRAVLNSTPEFEQTLLHFTRLTWLHEGAGKNHLVIKNSAHTARVALLLRLFPRARFVYLYRWPIDSIRSLAQVKQRLAQLVGLQEPPSGIQQVEETAAAHDQLQEAFARSRHLIPKGQLVEIAYDDLVQSPLNTLQRIYSALEIGGWDFAREAIAARIAKGRAYQAEPVVLDPEAEQRLQELLS; this is encoded by the coding sequence ATGTCTGTGTCTCGCCTTTTCGATGTGCTGGTCGCTGGGGGATGCATTCGCCCCACCACGCTGCTTGCTGGGTTAAGGCATGGATCCGTGTCCCCAAGGCGTTTTCCCGTTGCGTTGTTGCTTACGGCCAGCGGCTTGGCGGTCGAGCCGTTTGCCTGGCTGCAAGCCCTGATCTATGGGCGCAGGATTCAGGCTTGCGCCTGCCCTGATAACCCAGTGGTGGTGATTGGTCACTGGCGCAGCGGCACCACCTATCTGCACCAGCTGTTGGCGGCTGATCCAGCTGCAGCCACCGCTCGCAACCACTTCACGATTGCGCCGCAGGCTGCCTTGGTGCTGAAACCGCTGCTCAAGCCCCTGTTGAAGTGGGGGATGACACAGCATCGCCCCATCGATGCTGTGCCCTGGGGAGCAGAGGATCCCCAGGAAGACGAGGTGGGGTTGGCCCGGCTCACCATGGACACCAACATGGCGGGCATTGCTTTTCCTCAGCACTACCCAACGCATTTCCGCCGCGCTGTGCTCAACAGCACGCCCGAGTTTGAGCAGACGTTGCTTCATTTCACTCGCCTTACCTGGTTGCATGAGGGAGCTGGTAAAAACCACCTGGTGATCAAAAATTCTGCGCATACCGCACGGGTTGCTTTGCTACTGCGTCTGTTTCCGCGGGCCCGGTTTGTCTATCTGTACCGGTGGCCGATCGATTCGATTCGTTCGCTTGCGCAGGTCAAGCAGCGGTTAGCTCAATTGGTAGGCCTGCAAGAGCCTCCATCCGGCATCCAGCAGGTGGAGGAAACAGCGGCGGCCCATGACCAATTGCAAGAGGCCTTTGCCCGCTCGCGGCATTTGATCCCAAAGGGGCAGCTGGTGGAGATCGCTTACGACGACTTGGTGCAGTCACCGCTGAATACGCTGCAGCGGATTTACAGCGCTCTTGAAATTGGAGGCTGGGACTTTGCGCGCGAGGCGATTGCGGCTCGCATTGCCAAGGGCAGGGCCTATCAAGCCGAACCTGTTGTCTTAGATCCGGAGGCTGAGCAACGCCTGCAGGAGTTGCTCAGCTGA
- a CDS encoding MFS transporter, with product MQSLACIPYLGILASLQLIDPSVANIALVKASDALQMHGAVLALGASVSTLAQAASVLAMGFFGDRFGRRRVLAASLLLAVVGNLLSMLAGEAGLFLLGRALTGIALGSVLTSTFASVRFVTPTAGVSAALGLWNLLIVVGFISGSLLGGWMATIHWRLSFLLVPMICSASLLLLPALLPTIPGNRSLKPDLPGLGSIALAMVLFLFGINHAALGLRSPSFWLPASSGLLLFVLHIFLERRSRKPMFPPRLYLRGFFAAAVINGIGWNVAQAVVQLQTSNFWQLVQGYSTSAVAMAQLPFLICFGVAGIYAGRWMGPGRRTLVLMAGGSVALVLGLALFAIVQVQTPYWQLLPALMLAGLGLAFVAVPQSALFVQEAPKDCFGSVLAFRTTSGQLGFAFGLAASGTMISGFGFHDLHSRMQAAGLGLEHLPQVDEQIRLFLRNSPISLDGSASHQLLHLLREAYTQGLAGTMLAVAVLTGLLFAISLLLLIIGREQQLLHQEGS from the coding sequence TTGCAATCACTGGCTTGCATCCCCTATCTGGGCATCCTCGCCAGCCTGCAGCTGATCGACCCCAGCGTGGCCAATATCGCCTTGGTGAAAGCCAGCGATGCCCTGCAGATGCATGGCGCTGTCTTGGCCCTCGGCGCCAGCGTGTCGACCCTGGCCCAAGCCGCATCGGTGCTGGCGATGGGCTTTTTCGGCGACCGTTTTGGCCGGCGAAGGGTGCTGGCGGCCTCCCTGCTGCTCGCGGTGGTGGGGAATCTTCTTTCAATGCTGGCGGGCGAGGCAGGGCTGTTCCTACTCGGCCGTGCCCTCACCGGCATCGCCCTCGGCTCAGTGCTCACCAGCACCTTTGCCAGCGTGCGCTTCGTGACGCCAACCGCTGGCGTGAGCGCCGCCCTCGGCCTCTGGAACCTGCTGATCGTGGTGGGCTTCATCAGCGGCTCCCTGCTTGGTGGCTGGATGGCCACGATCCATTGGCGCCTGTCTTTTTTGTTGGTGCCAATGATTTGCAGCGCCAGCCTGCTGCTCTTACCCGCATTGCTGCCAACGATTCCAGGCAATCGCTCCCTCAAGCCCGACCTCCCTGGCCTTGGGAGCATCGCACTTGCGATGGTGCTGTTCCTATTTGGCATCAACCACGCAGCCCTAGGGCTGCGCAGCCCCAGCTTCTGGCTGCCGGCCAGCAGTGGACTGCTCTTGTTCGTGCTGCACATCTTCCTGGAGCGACGCAGCCGAAAACCGATGTTTCCGCCCCGGCTCTACCTGCGCGGTTTCTTTGCCGCCGCGGTGATCAACGGGATCGGCTGGAATGTGGCCCAAGCCGTGGTGCAGCTGCAAACCAGCAACTTCTGGCAACTGGTCCAGGGCTACAGCACCAGTGCGGTGGCCATGGCTCAGCTGCCCTTCCTGATCTGCTTTGGTGTGGCCGGGATCTATGCCGGGCGCTGGATGGGCCCAGGCCGGCGCACCTTGGTCTTAATGGCGGGCGGCAGTGTGGCGCTGGTGCTCGGCCTAGCCCTGTTCGCCATCGTGCAGGTGCAAACGCCCTATTGGCAGCTGCTGCCAGCCTTGATGCTGGCCGGCCTCGGCCTGGCCTTTGTGGCAGTGCCCCAATCCGCCTTATTTGTCCAGGAAGCCCCAAAGGATTGCTTTGGATCGGTGCTGGCCTTTCGTACCACCAGCGGCCAGCTGGGCTTTGCTTTTGGGCTCGCCGCCAGCGGAACCATGATCAGCGGCTTCGGCTTCCATGATCTGCACAGCCGCATGCAAGCCGCAGGCCTTGGCTTGGAGCATCTGCCTCAAGTCGACGAACAGATTCGTTTGTTTTTACGCAATAGCCCGATCTCCCTTGATGGTTCCGCGTCTCATCAACTGCTGCACCTGCTGCGGGAGGCCTACACCCAGGGGCTAGCCGGAACGATGTTGGCTGTAGCAGTGCTCACGGGGCTGCTGTTTGCGATCAGCTTGCTGCTGTTGATCATTGGCCGCGAGCAACAACTGCTGCATCAAGAGGGTTCCTGA
- a CDS encoding AraC family transcriptional regulator — protein MLQTPSAITSQYSVPPGSSQSISWSTKFNSASELAAVLLRLGKQFDVLQLSTGQLQGHFSVVHLNDLSIFSIETNQLLLLNGERGQDCITFSLETSGNHSDHKVYCQSIEAHSLHGFKLDLNESHFQLTASSTTVIAITSAKKFCRFLECCGAFELRDSLYTSNSLQLNPAHYSAIANNLLWHLNNPSNNPELRSLHTGEIFALMLEALSSRNNQSFKAFELAPRQQLVCKLISWGFDNSTNPLKLDDVSNILFSSRRTLIQGCKENFQMGPMELLRLIRLEEVNHFLRSKELRRELKLNKVGEIASHFGFSSRGHFSASYQNHFGESPKQTLSKANMIHTM, from the coding sequence ATGTTGCAGACGCCAAGCGCAATAACCAGCCAATATTCTGTCCCTCCCGGCTCATCGCAAAGCATTAGCTGGAGTACCAAATTTAACTCCGCCAGCGAATTAGCCGCTGTGCTCTTAAGGCTTGGCAAACAATTTGATGTTTTACAGCTGTCTACCGGTCAACTTCAAGGCCACTTCTCTGTTGTTCACCTCAATGATCTCAGCATTTTTAGTATTGAAACCAATCAGCTGCTCTTACTCAACGGCGAACGCGGACAAGATTGCATAACGTTTAGTTTAGAAACGAGTGGGAACCATTCTGATCACAAAGTTTACTGCCAATCCATTGAAGCCCATTCCCTACATGGATTCAAACTAGATCTCAACGAAAGCCATTTCCAATTAACAGCAAGCTCAACAACTGTTATCGCCATCACCTCAGCCAAAAAATTCTGTAGATTTCTTGAATGCTGCGGAGCGTTTGAATTACGGGATAGTCTCTATACCAGCAATTCATTACAGCTAAATCCAGCACATTATTCTGCAATTGCAAACAATCTTTTATGGCATTTAAACAACCCATCTAACAACCCAGAATTGCGTTCACTGCATACAGGAGAGATCTTCGCGCTGATGCTGGAAGCGCTTTCAAGCAGAAACAATCAATCCTTCAAGGCATTCGAACTAGCACCACGCCAACAACTGGTTTGCAAATTGATCAGTTGGGGATTCGATAACAGCACAAACCCGCTCAAGCTTGATGATGTCAGCAACATTCTCTTTAGCTCAAGGCGCACTCTCATACAAGGTTGCAAAGAAAACTTTCAAATGGGACCAATGGAGCTGCTTCGCTTAATCCGCCTCGAGGAAGTGAACCATTTCCTCAGATCCAAAGAGCTACGCAGGGAACTAAAGCTAAATAAGGTAGGAGAAATTGCAAGTCATTTTGGCTTCTCAAGCCGAGGACATTTTTCAGCTTCCTATCAAAATCACTTTGGCGAATCACCAAAGCAAACACTTTCGAAAGCAAACATGATCCATACGATGTAA
- a CDS encoding GH116 family glycosyl hydrolase yields the protein MAPLGLSALRSRLSRGSSGKGWQPPEASWSRSFGLGWSSPFTVRYASNLDDGPWHGMPLGGFGAGCIGRSSRGDFNLWHLDGGEHWYGSIPDCQFALWEQQGDQVRVHALATEPKRDHSRPESGKPLSSWQWYPASTEESSTGTYAARYPLSWNHYEGVFRAQVSCEAFSPILPGDYQRSSYPVAVFRWTISNPTNKPLELSLLLSWRNTVGWFTNTDASAEVHFRDDGSPEHNYAPAIGAGEGQSNRWIDADGLSGVLLDGKRSTPLAEGEGQWCLALPDRLEGVELMRCSRWDPSGDGAELWQPFATDGVIPNSNNDRASRKGEHASAAIAVKFTLAPGETREIPVAISWDLPVTSFATGVRDLRRYSDFYGADGCQAAAIAAEALRDWTSWHEQIEAWQAPVLARKELPEELRMALFNELYDLASGGSLWTAATSKDPYGRFGVLECLDYAWYESLDVRLYGSFALLQLWPELDKAVIRSFARAIPAADATQRPIGWYFTQGRGRVEADRKVKGATPHDLGAPNEVPFDATNYTAYQDCNLWKDLASDYVLQVWRTFKLAPTGEDLSFLAECWPAAVQALHYLKQFDVNDDGLPDNGGAPDQTFDDWPLKGVSAYCGALWIAALEAALAMAQRLQLELGLETGDEQHTFSGWLEQSRANFDALLWNGEYYDIDAESGTPVVMADQLCGDFYARLLELPPVVSEANSRSTLKAVKEACFDNFAGGSLGVANGLRRDGTPLDPNGTHPLEVWTGINFGIASYYRLMGESKTAEAICSAVVTQVYSGGLQFRTPEAITAVNTFRACHYLRAMAIWGLWATHTDWEPIPGSQRG from the coding sequence ATGGCACCGCTCGGACTGTCCGCATTGCGTTCACGGCTGAGCCGCGGCTCATCAGGGAAGGGTTGGCAACCACCAGAAGCCAGCTGGAGCCGCTCCTTTGGTTTGGGCTGGTCGTCTCCGTTCACGGTGCGCTACGCCAGCAATCTCGACGACGGTCCCTGGCATGGGATGCCCCTAGGGGGCTTTGGAGCCGGTTGCATTGGCCGCAGCTCCCGTGGCGATTTCAACCTTTGGCACCTCGATGGCGGTGAGCATTGGTACGGCAGCATCCCTGATTGCCAATTTGCGCTCTGGGAACAGCAAGGCGATCAGGTGCGCGTGCATGCCTTGGCCACAGAACCAAAGCGTGATCACTCCAGGCCGGAGTCAGGCAAGCCGCTGAGCAGCTGGCAGTGGTATCCCGCCAGCACGGAGGAGAGCAGCACCGGCACCTATGCCGCTCGCTATCCCCTGAGTTGGAACCACTACGAAGGGGTGTTTCGTGCCCAGGTGAGTTGTGAGGCGTTCAGCCCGATCCTTCCGGGTGATTACCAACGCAGCAGTTATCCGGTGGCGGTGTTCCGCTGGACGATCAGCAACCCCACCAACAAGCCCTTAGAGCTGTCGTTGCTGCTGAGTTGGCGCAACACGGTGGGTTGGTTCACCAATACTGATGCCTCGGCGGAGGTGCACTTCCGTGATGACGGCAGCCCCGAGCACAACTACGCCCCAGCGATTGGAGCTGGCGAGGGCCAGAGCAACCGCTGGATCGATGCCGATGGCCTAAGCGGGGTGCTGCTCGATGGCAAGCGCTCAACGCCGTTGGCGGAAGGGGAAGGGCAGTGGTGTCTGGCCCTGCCAGACAGGCTGGAGGGTGTGGAGCTGATGCGCTGCAGCCGCTGGGATCCCAGTGGTGATGGCGCCGAGCTCTGGCAGCCGTTTGCCACGGATGGGGTGATCCCCAACAGCAATAACGATCGCGCCAGTCGTAAGGGCGAACACGCCAGTGCGGCGATCGCCGTGAAATTCACCCTGGCGCCGGGTGAAACCCGAGAGATTCCGGTGGCGATCAGCTGGGATCTGCCGGTCACGAGCTTTGCGACGGGCGTGCGCGACCTGCGCCGCTACAGCGATTTTTATGGCGCCGATGGTTGCCAGGCGGCGGCGATTGCGGCAGAAGCACTGCGCGATTGGACGTCTTGGCACGAGCAAATCGAAGCTTGGCAAGCGCCGGTGTTGGCGCGTAAGGAGCTCCCCGAGGAGCTGCGCATGGCGCTGTTCAACGAGCTCTACGACCTCGCCAGTGGCGGCAGCCTCTGGACGGCCGCCACCTCCAAGGATCCCTACGGCCGCTTCGGGGTGCTGGAGTGCCTCGACTACGCCTGGTACGAAAGCCTTGATGTGCGTTTGTACGGTTCCTTTGCCCTGCTCCAGCTCTGGCCGGAGCTGGATAAGGCGGTGATTCGCAGCTTTGCCCGAGCGATTCCGGCGGCCGATGCCACCCAACGGCCGATCGGTTGGTATTTCACCCAAGGCCGCGGCCGGGTGGAGGCGGACCGCAAGGTGAAAGGGGCCACACCTCATGATTTGGGGGCACCAAATGAGGTGCCGTTTGATGCCACCAACTACACCGCCTATCAGGACTGCAATCTCTGGAAAGATCTCGCCAGTGACTACGTGCTGCAGGTGTGGCGCACGTTCAAATTGGCTCCCACCGGAGAAGACCTCAGTTTTCTGGCGGAGTGCTGGCCTGCGGCAGTGCAGGCCCTGCACTACCTCAAGCAATTTGATGTGAATGACGATGGCCTGCCCGATAACGGCGGGGCGCCGGATCAAACCTTTGATGATTGGCCGCTCAAGGGGGTGAGTGCCTATTGCGGTGCGCTCTGGATTGCGGCCCTGGAAGCTGCGTTAGCGATGGCGCAACGGCTGCAGCTGGAGTTGGGATTGGAGACCGGCGATGAGCAGCACACCTTTAGTGGTTGGCTGGAGCAATCCCGCGCCAATTTTGATGCGCTGCTGTGGAACGGCGAGTACTACGACATCGATGCCGAAAGCGGCACGCCGGTGGTGATGGCCGATCAGCTTTGCGGTGATTTCTATGCGCGTTTGCTGGAGTTACCGCCGGTGGTGAGTGAGGCCAACAGCCGCAGCACCTTGAAGGCGGTAAAGGAAGCCTGCTTTGACAACTTTGCTGGTGGATCGCTCGGGGTGGCCAATGGCTTGCGCCGTGATGGCACGCCCTTGGATCCAAATGGCACCCATCCTTTGGAGGTGTGGACGGGGATCAACTTTGGAATTGCCAGCTATTACCGCTTGATGGGTGAAAGCAAAACCGCAGAAGCGATCTGCTCCGCGGTGGTGACCCAGGTGTATTCAGGCGGATTGCAATTCCGCACCCCGGAAGCGATCACGGCCGTGAATACCTTCCGGGCTT